In Flavivirga abyssicola, the following are encoded in one genomic region:
- a CDS encoding HEPN domain-containing protein, producing the protein MQSFRTEIENPIVENDIIELANKIELFHNGKIDEEKFRSLRLARGVYGQRQEGVQMIRIKLPYGKVKSNQLRRISEVSDEYSRGRLHITTRQDIQIHYVDLNRTPELWAELERDDVTLREACGNTVRNVTASETAGIDVNEPFDVSPYADALFRAFLRNPICQEMGRKFKVSFSSSDEDTGLSYMHDLGFIAKIENGVRGFKVMLGGGLGSQPRHADVLYDFIETDKIIPVMEGVLRIFDRHGERKSRAKARMKFLIKDIGLEAFKALVEEEQNAIEFKSVAIDADAYEASTPVEISEIPQVEIKDQEAFETWKSTNLIPQKQDGYVAIGIKVLLGDFYTDKARLLADLVEKYAAGEIRLSLRQNIVIPFVKEALVPFFYNELEKLGFVEAGYNKAVDITACPGTDTCNLGIASSTGIADELERVIKSEYPQYLSNEDLVIKISGCMNACGQHNMANIGFQGMSVRTPDKLVAPALQVLLGGGNLGDGSGVFADKVVKVPSKRGPEALRRILNDFEANANGKQFVDYYKEKGEKYFYDFLNDLQDVTNLIQDDFIDWGEEEKYVKEIGIGECAGVVIDLIATLFLESEEKIENAKKSFDNKVYSSAIYHAYSSLVNSAKALLLAENKKTNTHAGIVSQFDELFVTSGNIDLGTSFSELIYQINKFAPTEEFAAKYIENANLFLDKVRTFRETETEKLQKKAV; encoded by the coding sequence ATGCAAAGTTTTAGAACAGAAATAGAAAATCCAATTGTCGAAAATGACATTATAGAATTAGCTAATAAAATTGAGCTTTTTCATAACGGTAAAATAGACGAAGAAAAATTTAGAAGTCTTCGTTTAGCTAGAGGTGTATACGGACAGCGTCAAGAAGGCGTGCAAATGATTCGTATTAAATTGCCTTACGGAAAAGTGAAGAGCAATCAATTGCGTAGAATTTCAGAAGTGTCAGATGAATACTCTCGTGGTCGTTTACACATTACGACGCGTCAGGATATTCAAATTCACTATGTTGATTTAAATAGAACTCCAGAGCTTTGGGCTGAGTTGGAACGTGATGATGTTACTCTGAGAGAAGCTTGCGGTAACACGGTTAGAAATGTAACGGCTTCTGAAACGGCTGGAATTGATGTTAACGAACCGTTTGATGTATCACCTTATGCAGATGCTTTATTTCGTGCGTTCTTAAGAAATCCTATCTGTCAGGAAATGGGACGTAAGTTCAAAGTGTCTTTCTCTTCTTCAGACGAAGATACTGGATTGTCATACATGCATGATTTAGGTTTTATAGCAAAGATTGAAAATGGTGTACGCGGATTTAAGGTGATGCTTGGAGGGGGACTAGGTTCTCAGCCACGACATGCAGATGTGTTATACGATTTTATAGAAACAGATAAGATCATTCCAGTAATGGAAGGTGTTTTAAGAATTTTTGACCGTCATGGTGAGCGTAAAAGCCGCGCCAAAGCACGTATGAAGTTTTTAATAAAAGATATCGGATTAGAAGCTTTCAAGGCATTAGTAGAAGAGGAGCAAAATGCGATTGAGTTTAAATCGGTTGCTATTGATGCAGATGCATATGAAGCTTCAACACCAGTAGAAATAAGTGAGATTCCACAAGTTGAAATAAAAGACCAAGAAGCTTTTGAAACTTGGAAATCAACAAACCTGATTCCTCAAAAACAAGACGGTTATGTAGCGATTGGTATCAAAGTCCTTTTAGGAGATTTTTATACAGATAAAGCAAGATTGTTAGCCGATTTAGTTGAAAAATATGCAGCAGGGGAAATAAGGCTTTCATTGCGTCAAAACATAGTAATCCCTTTTGTAAAAGAAGCATTAGTACCATTTTTCTATAATGAATTAGAAAAATTAGGATTTGTAGAAGCGGGTTATAACAAAGCGGTAGATATTACGGCATGTCCGGGAACAGATACTTGTAATTTAGGAATTGCAAGTAGTACGGGAATTGCAGATGAGTTGGAGCGTGTTATTAAATCGGAATACCCACAATATCTAAGTAATGAAGATTTAGTTATTAAAATTAGTGGATGTATGAACGCTTGCGGACAACACAATATGGCAAATATTGGTTTCCAAGGGATGTCTGTACGTACACCAGATAAATTAGTAGCGCCAGCATTACAAGTGTTATTAGGTGGTGGTAATTTAGGAGATGGCAGTGGCGTATTTGCAGATAAAGTGGTTAAAGTGCCAAGTAAAAGAGGACCAGAAGCTTTAAGACGTATTTTAAATGATTTTGAAGCAAATGCTAACGGAAAGCAGTTTGTAGACTATTATAAAGAAAAAGGAGAAAAGTATTTTTACGATTTCTTAAACGACCTTCAGGATGTTACTAATTTAATTCAAGACGATTTTATCGATTGGGGTGAAGAAGAGAAATACGTTAAGGAGATTGGTATTGGTGAATGTGCTGGTGTGGTTATCGATTTAATAGCAACACTATTTTTAGAAAGTGAAGAAAAGATAGAAAATGCTAAAAAATCTTTTGATAATAAAGTATATTCAAGTGCTATCTATCATGCATATAGCTCTTTAGTTAATTCCGCGAAAGCGTTGTTATTAGCAGAAAATAAGAAAACAAATACGCATGCAGGTATTGTAAGTCAATTTGACGAATTGTTTGTAACAAGTGGAAATATAGATTTAGGCACTTCTTTTTCAGAATTGATATATCAAATTAATAAATTTGCACCAACAGAAGAGTTTGCCGCAAAGTATATCGAGAATGCAAACTTATTTTTAGATAAAGTAAGAACATTCAGAGAAACTGAAACCGAGAAACTTCAGAAAAAAGCTGTTTAG
- the cobA gene encoding uroporphyrinogen-III C-methyltransferase, translated as MSKKNENKDIKNPFPPSGVRGRLTVVGAGPGDEDLITLKAIKSIESADVILYDALINEALLKYASSEAELIFVGKRKGCYAFQQEQINELIVSKAKSRGHVVRLKGGDPFIFGRGAEEIDYVRQFGVETFVVPGISSALAVPAYQGIPLTKRNASESFWVITGTTKNHQLSSDVALAAKSTATVVILMGMSKLTEIVRIFSEEKKQDTPIAIIQNGTRDNENVGIGTIETISSIVAEKELTNPAIIVIGDVVKKRAILTSIYKEVNTIS; from the coding sequence ATGAGTAAAAAAAACGAAAATAAAGATATAAAGAATCCTTTTCCCCCTTCAGGGGTTAGGGGGCGCTTAACGGTTGTAGGAGCCGGACCTGGTGATGAGGATCTAATAACGCTTAAAGCTATTAAATCTATAGAATCTGCAGATGTTATTCTGTATGATGCTCTTATAAATGAGGCGTTACTAAAATATGCGTCAAGCGAAGCGGAACTTATTTTTGTGGGTAAACGTAAAGGGTGTTATGCATTTCAGCAAGAGCAAATCAATGAACTTATAGTTAGTAAAGCTAAAAGTCGCGGACATGTTGTGAGATTAAAAGGTGGCGATCCATTTATATTTGGAAGAGGTGCAGAAGAGATCGACTACGTAAGACAATTTGGTGTGGAAACCTTTGTAGTACCAGGAATATCATCAGCTCTTGCAGTGCCAGCATACCAAGGCATTCCTTTAACTAAAAGGAATGCATCAGAAAGCTTTTGGGTAATTACAGGTACAACTAAAAATCATCAATTATCATCAGACGTTGCTTTAGCAGCAAAATCAACAGCTACTGTAGTAATTTTGATGGGAATGAGTAAGTTGACCGAAATCGTTCGTATTTTTTCAGAAGAAAAAAAACAAGATACACCTATTGCAATTATTCAAAATGGCACTAGAGACAATGAAAATGTTGGTATTGGGACTATTGAGACAATTAGTAGTATTGTAGCTGAAAAAGAATTAACAAATCCTGCTATTATTGTGATAGGAGATGTTGTTAAAAAACGAGCAATATTAACATCTATTTACAAAGAGGTTAATACCATAAGCTAA
- a CDS encoding precorrin-2 dehydrogenase/sirohydrochlorin ferrochelatase family protein — protein MERNNLYPIFLKTKNLHVLIVGGGFVAEEKLTFLLKSSPDSRVTMVSPMFREGTIALAKKGDVTLIEDTYNKSYLSGKHIVVATTDVPEVNVEVWKDCRAEAKLVNVADNPPYCDFYMGGIVTKGHVKVAISTNGKSPTTAKRLRQFFEDVIPENVDDLVKNLNEYRKTIKGDFEQKVETLNEFTKGLISKKES, from the coding sequence ATGGAAAGGAATAATTTATATCCTATTTTTTTAAAGACTAAAAACTTACACGTACTTATTGTAGGTGGTGGTTTTGTGGCTGAAGAAAAATTGACTTTTTTACTAAAGTCTAGCCCAGATTCACGAGTTACTATGGTGTCTCCTATGTTTAGAGAAGGAACCATAGCGCTTGCAAAGAAAGGTGATGTTACGTTAATTGAGGATACATATAATAAAAGCTACTTAAGCGGAAAGCATATTGTTGTAGCTACGACTGATGTACCCGAAGTAAATGTAGAAGTTTGGAAAGATTGTAGAGCAGAAGCCAAATTAGTCAACGTTGCAGATAACCCACCATATTGTGATTTTTATATGGGAGGCATTGTAACAAAAGGCCATGTAAAAGTAGCGATTTCTACAAATGGGAAGTCGCCAACAACAGCCAAAAGATTACGTCAGTTTTTTGAGGATGTGATTCCAGAAAATGTTGACGATCTGGTTAAAAATTTAAATGAATATAGAAAAACAATAAAAGGTGATTTCGAGCAAAAAGTAGAAACGCTTAATGAATTTACCAAAGGATTAATTTCAAAAAAAGAATCGTAA
- a CDS encoding NAD(P)/FAD-dependent oxidoreductase: MIKTDILIIGAGPTGLFTVFEAGLLKLKCHLIDALPQPGGQCSEIYPKKPIYDIPGFPEILAGDLTKNLLEQGKQFEPGFTLGERAETIEKQEDGSFIVTTNKGTQHHAPVVAIAGGLGSFEPRKPAIEGIADYEDKGVEYIIKDPEFYRDKKVVISGGGDSALDWSIFLTDVASEVTLIHRRNEFRGALDSVEKVRELTLLNKINLITPAEVKELHGDGKIEAVSVVKDGETTKIETDHFIPLFGLSPKLGPIGNWGLEIEKNAIKVDNSLNYQTNIPGIFAIGDVNTYPEKLKLILCGFHEATLMCQAAYRIINPGKKYVLKYTTVSGIDGFDGTRKEAPKAVVQAIN; encoded by the coding sequence ATGATTAAAACAGATATACTAATAATAGGTGCAGGACCAACTGGATTATTTACAGTTTTTGAAGCGGGTTTATTAAAACTTAAGTGTCATTTAATTGATGCATTACCGCAACCAGGAGGACAATGTTCTGAGATTTATCCTAAAAAACCTATTTATGATATTCCTGGGTTTCCTGAAATTTTAGCAGGTGATTTAACAAAAAATCTTTTAGAGCAAGGCAAGCAATTCGAGCCTGGATTTACATTAGGTGAACGCGCAGAAACTATAGAAAAGCAAGAAGATGGTTCTTTTATTGTTACCACTAACAAGGGGACACAACACCATGCACCTGTAGTAGCCATTGCAGGAGGGTTAGGATCTTTTGAGCCTAGAAAACCAGCTATTGAAGGTATTGCAGATTACGAAGACAAGGGGGTTGAGTACATTATTAAAGATCCTGAATTTTATAGAGATAAAAAAGTAGTGATTTCTGGTGGTGGAGATTCTGCTTTAGATTGGAGTATCTTTTTAACAGATGTCGCTTCAGAAGTAACATTAATTCATAGAAGAAACGAATTTAGAGGTGCTTTAGACTCAGTTGAGAAAGTTAGAGAATTAACACTCTTAAATAAAATAAACCTGATCACACCAGCAGAAGTTAAAGAGCTTCACGGTGATGGAAAAATAGAAGCAGTTTCTGTAGTTAAAGATGGAGAAACTACTAAAATTGAAACCGATCACTTTATTCCTTTATTTGGATTATCTCCTAAATTAGGACCTATCGGAAATTGGGGATTAGAGATAGAAAAAAATGCTATAAAAGTTGATAACTCTTTAAATTATCAAACAAATATTCCTGGTATTTTTGCTATTGGAGATGTGAATACATACCCTGAGAAATTAAAATTAATTCTTTGTGGTTTCCACGAAGCAACATTAATGTGTCAGGCAGCTTATAGGATTATCAATCCAGGTAAAAAATATGTGTTAAAATATACAACAGTTAGTGGTATTGATGGTTTTGACGGGACTCGTAAAGAAGCACCTAAAGCAGTAGTTCAAGCTATTAATTAG
- the epsC gene encoding serine O-acetyltransferase EpsC produces the protein MKSYNVCLKDTVKTFTKRLFYSLFDCEQEEVHGDYLEKTFLEILSSLEIENGEKLWESFKAELPEIRKTLDLDAIAFENNDPASHCLEEIYLAYPGFHAISIYRLSHALYKLGVYILPRMMSEYIHGITGIDIHPGATISDSFYIDHGTGIVIGESSIIGKQVKIYQGVTLGGIQVAKSLASTKRHPTIEDNVTIYANATILGGDIVIGANSTIGANVWITQSVPEDSLVTYQTEIKIRPKKNGIR, from the coding sequence ATGAAAAGCTATAACGTTTGCCTAAAAGATACGGTTAAAACATTCACAAAACGATTGTTTTATTCGCTATTCGATTGCGAACAGGAGGAGGTTCATGGTGATTATTTAGAGAAAACATTCCTTGAAATATTGTCGTCATTAGAGATAGAAAATGGCGAAAAATTATGGGAAAGCTTTAAAGCTGAACTTCCTGAAATTAGAAAAACATTAGATCTGGATGCTATTGCATTTGAAAATAACGATCCAGCATCTCATTGCTTGGAAGAAATATATTTAGCCTATCCTGGTTTTCATGCTATTTCTATTTATAGATTAAGTCATGCATTATATAAACTTGGTGTGTATATTTTACCCAGAATGATGAGTGAGTATATACATGGTATTACGGGAATTGATATTCATCCAGGAGCGACTATAAGCGACTCGTTTTATATAGATCATGGTACAGGAATTGTAATAGGAGAATCATCTATTATTGGTAAACAGGTTAAAATATACCAAGGGGTAACCTTAGGTGGTATTCAAGTGGCTAAAAGCCTAGCATCTACAAAAAGACACCCTACCATAGAAGATAATGTTACCATTTACGCAAATGCTACTATTTTAGGTGGTGATATTGTGATTGGAGCTAATTCAACTATTGGAGCCAACGTTTGGATTACACAATCCGTTCCAGAAGATTCATTAGTGACCTATCAGACTGAAATTAAAATCAGACCTAAAAAGAATGGCATACGGTAA
- the cysM gene encoding cysteine synthase CysM: MAYGKSILDQIGNTPIVEASHIIENKNVRLFFKLEGNNPGGSVKDRAAFNMINEALKRGDIKKGGTLVEATSGNTGIALAFIAQLLGLNMVLIMPENSTEERVKTMRAYGAEVILTPSDVGIEGSRDLAFKLRDEKGYTLLNQFENNDNWKAHYKTTGPEIWRDTEGEITHFVSAMGTTGTIMGTSTFLKEKNKNITIVGAQPADGARIPGIRKWSPDYVPKFFDRSKVDVVVDVNEEDAKAMTQRLAKEEGVFAGMSSGGAVYCALEIAKTIEEGVIVAIICDRGDRYLSSPLFE, encoded by the coding sequence ATGGCATACGGTAAAAGCATCCTAGATCAAATTGGAAACACACCAATTGTAGAGGCAAGTCATATTATTGAAAATAAAAACGTTCGATTGTTTTTTAAACTCGAAGGGAATAATCCCGGAGGAAGTGTAAAAGACCGTGCCGCTTTTAATATGATTAATGAAGCATTAAAACGAGGTGATATTAAAAAAGGAGGAACTTTAGTAGAAGCAACTAGTGGGAATACAGGTATTGCATTGGCTTTTATCGCACAGCTATTAGGGCTGAATATGGTATTAATCATGCCAGAGAACTCTACTGAAGAACGCGTTAAGACTATGAGAGCTTATGGAGCCGAAGTGATTTTAACCCCATCGGATGTTGGTATTGAAGGTTCAAGAGATTTAGCATTCAAGCTTAGAGATGAAAAAGGATACACCTTATTAAATCAGTTTGAAAATAACGATAACTGGAAGGCGCATTACAAAACAACTGGCCCTGAAATTTGGAGAGATACAGAAGGTGAAATTACGCATTTTGTATCTGCTATGGGAACTACTGGAACCATTATGGGAACATCAACTTTTCTAAAAGAAAAAAATAAAAATATAACTATAGTAGGAGCGCAACCAGCAGATGGTGCTAGAATACCTGGGATAAGAAAATGGTCACCAGATTATGTACCTAAGTTTTTTGACCGCTCTAAGGTAGATGTTGTTGTGGATGTTAATGAAGAAGATGCAAAAGCAATGACCCAACGTTTAGCGAAAGAAGAAGGTGTTTTTGCAGGGATGAGTAGTGGAGGTGCTGTCTATTGTGCTTTAGAAATTGCAAAAACTATTGAAGAAGGTGTTATTGTAGCTATTATTTGTGA